The Saccharothrix variisporea genome has a segment encoding these proteins:
- the nuoE gene encoding NADH-quinone oxidoreductase subunit NuoE, with amino-acid sequence MTQTQEPVDYTDVFGQDTADRAAAIIARYPYARSALLPMLHLVQSVEGYVSQNGIAFCADQLDLTHAEVSAVATFYTMYKRRPCGEHLVSVCTNTLCAALGGDAIYAKLREHLGSDGKPLGHEETSGEPGTPGSITLEHAECLAACDLGPVLQVNYEFFDNQTPEKALELVKALQAGEKPHPTRGAPLTDFRQAELQLAGFFEGREADLDGPSAAPETVRGAALAADRGWTAPAMPDDAEFPPLPEKK; translated from the coding sequence ATGACCCAAACGCAGGAACCCGTCGACTACACCGACGTCTTCGGCCAGGACACGGCGGACCGGGCGGCGGCGATCATCGCCCGGTACCCGTACGCGCGGTCGGCGCTGCTGCCGATGCTGCACCTGGTGCAGTCGGTGGAGGGGTACGTCAGCCAGAACGGGATCGCGTTCTGCGCCGACCAGCTCGACCTCACCCACGCCGAGGTCAGCGCGGTCGCGACCTTCTACACCATGTACAAGCGGCGGCCGTGCGGCGAGCACCTGGTCAGCGTGTGCACCAACACCCTGTGCGCCGCGCTGGGCGGTGACGCCATCTACGCGAAGCTGCGCGAGCACCTGGGCAGCGACGGCAAGCCGCTGGGCCACGAGGAGACCTCGGGCGAGCCGGGCACGCCGGGTTCGATCACGCTGGAGCACGCCGAGTGCCTCGCCGCGTGCGACCTCGGCCCGGTGCTCCAGGTGAACTACGAGTTCTTCGACAACCAGACGCCCGAGAAGGCGTTGGAGCTGGTCAAGGCGTTGCAGGCGGGCGAGAAGCCGCACCCGACGCGGGGTGCGCCGCTCACCGACTTCCGGCAGGCCGAGCTCCAGCTCGCGGGCTTCTTCGAGGGCCGGGAGGCGGACCTGGACGGTCCGTCCGCCGCGCCGGAGACCGTGCGGGGCGCCGCGCTCGCGGCGGACCGCGGCTGGACCGCGCCGGCCATGCCGGACGACGCGGAGTTCCCGCCGCTGCCGGAAAAGAAGTAG
- the nuoF gene encoding NADH-quinone oxidoreductase subunit NuoF, translated as MVDQLTPVLTKRWLSPRSWTLKTYEQLEGYTALRKALKAHPDQLIQQCKDSGLRGRGGAGFPTGMKWGFIPQGDGKPHYLVINADEGEPGTCKDIPLMMADPHSLIEGIIITSYAIRANFAAIYVRGEVLHCIRRLNAAVQEAYAAGYLGKDILGSGFDLDVVVHAGAGAYICGEETALLDSLEGKRGQPRLKPPFPATAGLYASPTVVNNVETIASVPYIVNGGADWFRTMGRERSPGPKIYSLSGHVERPGQYEAPMGTTLRQLLDMAGGMKDGIPLKFWTPGGSSTPLFTAEHLDVPLDFEGAAEAGSMLGTTALQIFNETVSVPWAVMKWTEFYKHESCGKCTPCREGTYWLVQILQRMVRGEGTAGDIDTLLDVCDNILGRSFCALGDGAVSPITSGIKYFKDEFLALCDQNSKVLAGATA; from the coding sequence GTGGTCGACCAACTGACTCCGGTCCTCACCAAGCGCTGGCTGTCGCCGCGCTCGTGGACGCTGAAGACCTACGAGCAGCTGGAGGGGTACACGGCGCTGCGCAAGGCGCTCAAGGCCCACCCGGACCAGCTGATCCAGCAGTGCAAGGACTCCGGGCTGCGCGGGCGCGGCGGCGCGGGCTTCCCGACCGGCATGAAGTGGGGCTTCATCCCGCAGGGCGACGGCAAGCCGCACTACCTCGTCATCAACGCCGACGAGGGCGAGCCGGGCACCTGCAAGGACATCCCGCTGATGATGGCGGACCCGCACTCCCTCATCGAGGGCATCATCATCACCTCGTACGCGATCCGCGCGAACTTCGCCGCGATCTACGTGCGCGGCGAGGTGCTGCACTGCATCCGCCGGCTCAACGCGGCCGTGCAGGAGGCGTACGCGGCGGGCTACCTGGGCAAGGACATCCTCGGCTCGGGCTTCGACCTCGACGTGGTGGTGCACGCCGGCGCGGGCGCCTACATCTGCGGCGAGGAGACCGCGCTGCTGGACTCGCTGGAGGGCAAGCGCGGCCAGCCGCGGCTCAAGCCGCCGTTCCCCGCGACCGCTGGCCTCTACGCGTCGCCGACCGTGGTGAACAACGTCGAGACCATCGCCTCGGTCCCGTACATCGTCAACGGCGGCGCGGACTGGTTCCGCACGATGGGCCGCGAGCGGTCCCCGGGCCCGAAGATCTACTCGCTGTCCGGTCACGTCGAGCGCCCCGGCCAGTACGAGGCGCCGATGGGCACGACCCTGCGCCAACTGCTGGACATGGCGGGCGGCATGAAGGACGGCATCCCGCTGAAGTTCTGGACGCCGGGCGGCTCGTCCACCCCGCTGTTCACCGCCGAGCACCTCGACGTGCCGCTGGACTTCGAGGGCGCGGCCGAGGCCGGCTCGATGCTGGGCACCACGGCGTTGCAGATCTTCAACGAGACCGTTTCGGTGCCGTGGGCGGTCATGAAGTGGACCGAGTTCTACAAGCACGAGTCGTGCGGCAAGTGCACGCCGTGCCGCGAGGGCACCTACTGGCTCGTCCAGATCCTCCAGCGCATGGTGCGCGGCGAGGGCACGGCCGGGGACATCGACACGCTGCTGGACGTCTGCGACAACATCCTGGGCCGTTCGTTCTGCGCCCTCGGTGACGGCGCGGTCAGCCCGATCACCAGTGGCATCAAGTACTTCAAGGACGAGTTCCTCGCCTTGTGCGACCAGAACTCAAAGGTTCTCGCAGGAGCAACGGCATGA
- a CDS encoding NADH-quinone oxidoreductase subunit G, whose product MTIAPDKTTELVVPEGHVKLVIDGLEVVAPKGELLIRTAERLGIVVPRFCDHPLLEPAGACRQCLVEVEMGGRPMPKPQASCTMTVADGMVVKTQLTSPVADKAQQGVMELLLINHPLDCPICDKGGECPLQNQALKHGRSDSRFHEHKRTFPKPIPISTQVLLDRERCVLCQRCTRFSAQIAGDPFIELLERGAQQQIGVAEEKPFQSYFSGNTIQICPVGALTSAAYRFRARPFDLVSTPSVCEHCSSGCAERTDWRRGKVQRKLAGDDPEVNEEWICDKGRFAFRYATADDRITRPLVRDKATGELRESSWTEALQVAAAGLAKARDGKGVGVLGGGRLTLEDAYAYSKFARIALRTNDVDFRARAHSAEELEFLTSTVLGVTPDNGGVTFKGIEAAPAALLVAFEPEEEAPIVFLRLRKAARTKKTKVFHLGQFTSPAVEKTFGTLLACVPGGEPAALNALPEHAADVVEELGKPGAVILVGERAAEVPGLFSAVSALAKTTGAKVAWIPRRAGERGALEAGLLPTLLPGGRLVSDAAARAEVEQAWGLDAGTLPEKAGRDTTGILTAAASGGLDALVVGGVDPFDLPDPALAERALDFVGFVVSLELRHSAVTAHADVVLPIAPAVEKSGSYVNWEGRHRPFGLTLEGTGALPDGRVLDTLAVEMDADLFTQTPASAAADFERLGRGTVAAQAPTVAAPLLPQPKDGQVVLATWRRLLDNGSLQDDEPNLAGTARPVVAKLSEATAARLGVELGGEVTVSTDRGAVTLPVEAADLPDGVVWLPGNSGAATVRRTLVAGHGSVVTVTSGGKE is encoded by the coding sequence ATGACGATCGCGCCTGACAAGACCACCGAGCTGGTCGTGCCCGAGGGTCACGTCAAGCTCGTCATCGACGGCCTGGAGGTCGTCGCGCCCAAGGGCGAGCTGCTGATCCGGACCGCGGAGCGGCTGGGCATCGTCGTGCCCCGGTTCTGCGACCACCCGCTGCTGGAGCCGGCCGGCGCGTGCCGCCAGTGCCTGGTCGAGGTGGAGATGGGCGGCCGGCCGATGCCGAAGCCGCAGGCGTCCTGCACGATGACCGTCGCCGACGGCATGGTGGTCAAGACGCAGCTCACCTCGCCGGTGGCGGACAAGGCGCAGCAGGGCGTGATGGAGCTGCTGCTGATCAACCACCCGCTGGACTGCCCGATCTGCGACAAGGGCGGCGAGTGCCCGTTGCAGAACCAGGCGCTCAAGCACGGTCGGTCGGACTCCCGGTTCCACGAGCACAAGCGCACGTTCCCCAAGCCGATCCCGATCAGCACGCAGGTGCTGCTGGACCGCGAGCGGTGCGTGCTGTGCCAGCGGTGCACGCGGTTCTCCGCGCAGATCGCCGGTGACCCGTTCATCGAGCTGCTGGAGCGCGGCGCGCAGCAGCAGATCGGTGTCGCGGAGGAGAAGCCGTTCCAGTCCTACTTCTCCGGCAACACCATCCAGATCTGCCCGGTCGGCGCGCTGACCTCGGCCGCCTACCGGTTCCGGGCGCGGCCGTTCGACCTGGTGTCCACGCCCAGCGTGTGCGAGCACTGCTCGTCGGGCTGCGCCGAGCGCACCGACTGGCGGCGCGGCAAGGTGCAGCGCAAGCTGGCCGGCGACGACCCCGAGGTCAACGAGGAGTGGATCTGCGACAAGGGCCGCTTCGCGTTCCGCTACGCCACCGCCGACGACCGGATCACCCGGCCGTTGGTGCGTGACAAGGCCACCGGTGAGCTGCGCGAGTCGTCGTGGACCGAGGCGTTGCAGGTCGCGGCGGCGGGTCTGGCGAAGGCGCGGGACGGCAAGGGCGTCGGCGTGCTCGGCGGCGGCCGGCTGACCCTGGAGGACGCGTACGCGTACTCGAAGTTCGCCCGGATCGCGTTGCGCACCAACGACGTCGACTTCCGCGCCCGCGCCCACTCGGCCGAGGAGCTGGAGTTCCTGACCTCGACCGTCCTGGGCGTCACCCCGGACAACGGCGGCGTCACGTTCAAGGGCATCGAGGCCGCGCCGGCCGCGCTGCTGGTGGCGTTCGAGCCCGAGGAGGAGGCCCCGATCGTCTTCCTGCGGCTGCGCAAGGCGGCCCGCACGAAGAAGACGAAGGTGTTCCACCTGGGCCAGTTCACCTCGCCCGCCGTGGAGAAGACGTTCGGCACGCTGCTGGCGTGCGTGCCCGGCGGCGAGCCCGCCGCGCTGAACGCCCTGCCCGAGCACGCCGCCGACGTGGTGGAGGAGCTGGGCAAGCCCGGTGCGGTGATCCTGGTCGGCGAGCGCGCCGCCGAGGTCCCCGGCCTGTTCTCCGCGGTGTCCGCCCTGGCGAAGACCACGGGCGCGAAGGTCGCGTGGATCCCGCGCCGCGCCGGCGAGCGGGGCGCGCTGGAGGCCGGTCTGCTGCCGACGCTGCTGCCCGGCGGCCGGCTGGTGTCCGACGCCGCCGCGCGCGCCGAGGTCGAGCAGGCGTGGGGCCTGGACGCCGGCACCCTGCCGGAGAAGGCCGGCCGCGACACCACCGGCATCCTGACCGCCGCCGCGAGCGGTGGCCTGGACGCGCTGGTCGTCGGCGGTGTCGACCCGTTCGACCTGCCCGACCCGGCGCTGGCCGAGCGCGCGCTGGACTTCGTCGGGTTCGTGGTGAGCCTGGAGCTGCGGCACAGCGCGGTCACCGCGCACGCCGACGTGGTGCTCCCGATCGCCCCGGCGGTGGAGAAGTCCGGCTCCTACGTGAACTGGGAGGGCAGGCACCGCCCGTTCGGCCTGACCCTGGAGGGCACCGGCGCGCTGCCCGACGGCCGGGTGCTGGACACCCTCGCCGTCGAGATGGACGCCGACCTGTTCACCCAGACCCCGGCGTCGGCCGCCGCGGACTTCGAGCGGCTGGGCCGCGGCACCGTCGCCGCCCAGGCCCCGACCGTGGCCGCGCCGCTGCTTCCGCAGCCCAAGGACGGCCAGGTCGTGCTGGCCACCTGGCGGCGGCTGCTGGACAACGGCTCGCTGCAGGACGACGAGCCGAACCTGGCGGGCACCGCCCGGCCGGTGGTGGCGAAGCTGTCCGAGGCCACGGCCGCCCGCCTGGGCGTCGAGCTCGGCGGCGAGGTCACCGTGTCCACCGACCGCGGCGCGGTGACGCTGCCGGTCGAGGCCGCCGACCTGCCCGATGGCGTCGTGTGGCTGCCGGGCAACTCGGGTGCGGCCACCGTGCGGCGCACCCTCGTCGCCGGCCACGGGTCGGTTGTCACGGTCACCAGCGGAGGCAAGGAATGA
- the nuoH gene encoding NADH-quinone oxidoreductase subunit NuoH — protein sequence MSTAELLADDPVWLVIVKVVGIFAFLVVMTLFMINWERKVVARMQQRPGPNRVGPNGWLQSLADGLKLAFKEDIRPVLADKWVFFLAPVISCIPAFVAFSVIPLGGEVSIFGERTALQLVDLPVGVLVVLACSSLGVYGIVLSGWASGSPYPLLGALRSAAQVISYEIAMGLSIVAVVMHSHSLSTSDIVDSQSGGWYFYLLPVSFLIYVTSMVGETNRAPFDLPEAESELVGGFHTEYSSLKFALFFLAEYVNMVTVSALATTLFLGGWRFPFVGDDHLLNSGWFGLLWFVLKTLAFLFLFIWLRGTLPRLRYDQFMRLGWKFLVPIALVWFVAVAFARYVRQEIESDSLSTSTVLAVFGAVLGVVLLVAFLLPDRREVRDPNAVPVTGGGFPVPPLDLQVPKSPPRRRQVPVADLPGETKEPAAVTASREEAGDGDA from the coding sequence ATGAGCACCGCCGAACTCCTCGCCGACGACCCGGTCTGGCTGGTCATCGTCAAGGTCGTGGGGATCTTCGCGTTCCTCGTCGTCATGACCTTGTTCATGATCAACTGGGAGCGCAAGGTCGTCGCCCGGATGCAGCAGCGGCCCGGTCCCAACCGGGTCGGCCCGAACGGCTGGCTCCAGTCGCTGGCCGACGGCCTCAAGCTCGCGTTCAAGGAGGACATCCGCCCGGTCCTGGCGGACAAGTGGGTGTTCTTCCTGGCCCCGGTGATCTCCTGCATCCCCGCGTTCGTCGCCTTCTCGGTGATCCCGCTGGGCGGCGAGGTGTCGATCTTCGGCGAGCGCACCGCGCTGCAGCTGGTGGACCTGCCGGTCGGCGTGCTGGTCGTGCTGGCCTGCTCCTCGCTGGGCGTCTACGGCATCGTGCTGTCCGGCTGGGCCTCCGGCTCGCCCTACCCGCTGCTGGGCGCCCTGCGGTCGGCCGCGCAGGTGATCTCCTACGAGATCGCGATGGGCCTGTCGATCGTCGCGGTCGTCATGCACTCGCACTCGCTGTCCACCTCGGACATCGTCGACTCGCAGTCCGGCGGCTGGTACTTCTACCTGCTGCCGGTCAGCTTCCTGATCTACGTGACGTCGATGGTCGGCGAGACCAACCGGGCGCCGTTCGACCTCCCCGAGGCCGAGTCGGAGCTGGTCGGCGGCTTCCACACCGAGTACAGCTCGCTGAAGTTCGCGCTGTTCTTCCTCGCCGAGTACGTGAACATGGTGACCGTGTCCGCGCTGGCCACGACCCTGTTCCTGGGCGGCTGGCGGTTCCCGTTCGTCGGCGACGACCACCTGCTCAACTCCGGCTGGTTCGGCCTGCTGTGGTTCGTGCTCAAGACGCTCGCGTTCCTGTTCCTGTTCATCTGGCTGCGCGGCACCCTGCCCCGCCTGCGCTACGACCAGTTCATGCGGTTGGGCTGGAAGTTCCTGGTCCCGATCGCGCTGGTGTGGTTCGTGGCGGTGGCCTTCGCCCGGTACGTGCGCCAGGAGATCGAGTCGGACTCGCTGAGCACCTCCACCGTGCTGGCCGTGTTCGGCGCGGTCCTCGGCGTGGTGCTGCTGGTGGCGTTCCTGCTGCCGGACCGGCGCGAGGTGCGCGACCCGAACGCCGTGCCGGTCACCGGCGGCGGCTTCCCGGTCCCGCCGCTGGACCTGCAAGTGCCCAAGTCGCCGCCGCGCAGGCGGCAGGTGCCGGTGGCGGACCTGCCCGGCGAAACCAAGGAACCCGCAGCGGTTACCGCATCCAGGGAGGAGGCCGGCGATGGGGATGCTTGA
- the nuoI gene encoding NADH-quinone oxidoreductase subunit NuoI, with the protein MGMLDPVKGFGVTFGTMFKKVVTEEYPEVKKVTAPRFHGRHQLNRHPDGLEKCVGCELCAWACPADAIFVEGGDNTEDERYSPGERYGKDYQINYLRCIGCGLCIEACPTRSLTMTNEYELADDDRQKLIFTKEDLLAPLLPGMEQPPHPMRLGENEQDYYVNGPRLAAEAEIAAKQEGK; encoded by the coding sequence ATGGGGATGCTTGATCCCGTCAAGGGCTTCGGCGTGACCTTCGGGACGATGTTCAAGAAGGTCGTCACCGAGGAGTACCCCGAGGTCAAGAAGGTCACCGCGCCGCGGTTCCACGGCCGCCACCAGCTCAACCGGCACCCGGACGGGCTGGAGAAGTGCGTCGGCTGCGAGCTGTGCGCGTGGGCGTGCCCGGCGGACGCGATCTTCGTCGAGGGCGGCGACAACACCGAGGACGAGCGCTACTCGCCCGGCGAGCGCTACGGCAAGGACTACCAGATCAACTACCTGCGCTGCATCGGCTGCGGCCTGTGCATCGAGGCGTGCCCGACCCGCTCGCTCACCATGACCAACGAGTACGAGCTGGCCGACGACGACCGGCAGAAGCTGATCTTCACCAAGGAAGACCTGCTCGCCCCGCTGCTGCCCGGCATGGAGCAGCCGCCGCACCCGATGCGGCTGGGCGAGAACGAGCAGGACTACTACGTCAACGGGCCTCGGCTCGCCGCCGAGGCCGAGATCGCGGCGAAGCAGGAGGGCAAGTGA